Proteins encoded by one window of Salvia splendens isolate huo1 chromosome 14, SspV2, whole genome shotgun sequence:
- the LOC121766158 gene encoding membrane-anchored ubiquitin-fold protein 4-like, protein MPEEDLVELKFRLYDGSDIGPFRYSPASTVAMLKERVVVEWPKDKKVSPKAANDVKLISAGKILENNKTVAQCKMPFGELPKGVITMHAVVQPSVAKAKTEKKVDEIPKKNVCSCSIM, encoded by the exons ATGCCGGAGGAGGATTTGGTGGAGCTGAAGTTCAGATTGTACGATGGATCAGATATCGGTCCGTTCCGATATTCGCCGGCGTCGACTGTTGCTATGCTGAAGGAAAGAGTTGTGGTAGAGTGGCCTAAAG ATAAAAAAGTTTCCCCAAAAGCAGCAAATGATGTGAAATTAATAAGTGCTGggaaaattttggagaataaCAAGACTGTTGCACAGTGCAAGATGCCATTTGGAGAGCTGCCAAAAGGAGTTATAACCATGCATGCTGTTGTACAGCCATCGGTAGCGAAAGCTAAGACAG AGAAGAAGGTTGATGAGATTCCCAAGAAGAACGTCTGTTCGTGTTCCATCATGTGA
- the LOC121765064 gene encoding GRAS family protein RAM1-like — MINPCCRSMGSLIKSETNTIKTEMVNLKISEPCPKTETTCCTKQEPSSSSSSSSLKKPPSSSDFDTHNSLTPVASLSSLLNHPNLNVPPLKYEEIQSPDYSLWESIFSDHVTDNDFMICSPVRNMLSPQNNYPVVSSLGPGKGKGLSPLHRVFNSPNNQFMQVESLASLETLLDATYDAAKDDDFVVFSPMKIAGGETSADCYAGLDTMPELLDCLTMDDSGRFVDQEAPAVQDNGVYQVLLSQQLQQERQREEEEDRHRHFQRRIQPPNAPLHRLHHQQSAHQQIPNIHNTLMVPLPEPEQEQDSGLQLVHLLLACAEAVSKEDYMLARRYLHHLNRVISAIGDSMQRVAACFTEALSARLAATLTNKPSTSNLVPFNPFPPNNLEILKIYQILYQACPYIKFAHFTANQAIFEAFESEERVHVIDLDILQGYQWPAFMQALAARPGGAPFLRITGVGTSLEAVRETGRCLTDLALSLHVPFEFHPVGEELEDLKPHMFNRRVGEALAVNSVNRLHRVPGNCLGPLLTMIRDQAPNIVTIVEQEASHNGPYFLGRFLEALHYYSAIFDSLDATFPADSAQRAKVEQHIFAPEIGNIVAHEGPERVMRHERLEKWRKTMEGKGFEGVALSSNAVTQSRILLGLYSCDGYRLTEDKGCLLLGWQDRHILAASAWRC; from the exons ATGATCAACCCTTGTTGTCGTAGCATGGGAAGTCTGATCAAGAGTGAGACAAACACCATCAAAACCGAGATGGTCAACCTCAAAATCTCCGAACCATGCCCCAAAACCGAGACCACTTGTTGCACGAAGCAAGAGCCATCGtcttcatcctcatcctcatcacTCAAAAAACCCCCCTCCTCGTCTGATTTCGACACCCATAATAGCTTAACCCCCGTAGCCAGCCTCAGCAGCCTCCTCAACCACCCGAATCTCAACGTGCCCCCTCTCAAATACGAAGAAATCCAATCCCCCGATTACTCTTTATGGGAGTCCATCTTCTCCGACCATGTAACCGACAACGACttcatgatctgctcccccgtCAGAAACATGCTCTCTCCGCAGAACAACTATCCGGTCGTCTCGTCTCTAGGCCCGGGCAAGGGGAAGGGGCTGAGCCCTCTCCACCGCGTGTTCAACTCGCCAAATAATCAGTTCATGCAGGTGGAGAGCCTCGCCTCGTTGGAGACGCTCTTGGATGCCACCTACGACGCTGCTAAAGACGATGATTTTGTCGTCTTCTCTCCCATGAAGATCGCCGGCGGTGAGACCTCAGCGGATTGCTACGCTGGGCTGGACACGATGCCGGAGCTTCTGGACTGCCTCACGATGGATGATTCGGGAAGGTTTGTCGATCAGGAGGCTCCGGCAGTTCAAGATAACGGTGTTTATCAGGTGCTGTTGTCGCAGCAGTTGCAGCAGGAGCGGCAgcgggaggaggaggaggaccgACACCGCCACTTCCAGAGGCGGATCCAGCCGCCCAACGCGCCGCTGCACAGATTGCATCACCAACAATCTGCTCATCAGCAGATTCCGAACATACACAATACCTTGATGGTGCCCCTTCCTGAACCTGAACAG GAACAAGATAGTGGCCTGCAATTGGTGCACCTTCTTTTAGCTTGTGCCGAAGCCGTCTCTAAGGAGGACTACATGTTGGCACGCCGGTATCTCCACCACCTCAACCGCGTCATCTCTGCCATCGGCGACTCCATGCAGCGCGTCGCCGCCTGTTTCACCGAAGCCCTCAGCGCAAGGCTCGCCGCAACTCTCACAAACAAACCTTCCACCTCAAACCTAGTACCTTTCAACCCTTTCCCTCCCAACAACCTAGAAATCCTCAAAATCTACCAAATCCTATACCAAGCCTGCCCCTACATCAAATTCGCCCACTTCACCGCCAACCAAGCGATCTTCGAGGCCTTCGAGTCCGAGGAGCGCGTCCACGTCATCGACCTCGACATCCTCCAGGGCTACCAGTGGCCTGCTTTCATGCAGGCCTTGGCAGCTAGGCCCGGAGGCGCACCCTTCCTCAGGATAACTGGGGTGGGCACGTCCCTCGAGGCAGTGAGAGAGACAGGTAGGTGTTTGACCGACCTAGCTCTCTCTCTCCATGTGCCCTTCGAGTTCCACCCGGTCGGGGAGGAACTCGAGGACCTCAAACCCCACATGTTCAACCGGAGGGTTGGCGAGGCGCTGGCTGTGAACTCAGTCAACCGCCTCCACCGCGTCCCGGGCAACTGCCTCGGACCCCTGCTGACGATGATCCGGGACCAGGCCCCGAACATCGTCACCATAGTTGAGCAAGAAGCGAGCCACAACGGGCCATACTTCTTGGGCCGGTTTCTCGAGGCCCTCCACTACTACTCTGCAATATTCGACTCGTTGGACGCGACGTTCCCGGCGGACTCTGCACAAAGGGCGAAGGTGGAGCAACACATCTTCGCCCCGGAGATCGGGAACATCGTGGCTCACGAGGGGCCGGAGCGCGTGATGCGGCACGAGCGCCTCGAGAAGTGGAGGAAGACCATGGAAGGGAAGGGGTTTGAAGGGGTGGCGCTGAGCTCAAATGCAGTCACACAGTCAAGGATTTTGCTAGGGTTGTATTCATGCGATGGGTATAGACTGACGGAGGATAAGGGATGCTTGCTTCTAGGGTGGCAAGATAGGCACATTCTTGCTGCTTCCGCATGGCGGTGCTGA